A portion of the Calothrix sp. 336/3 genome contains these proteins:
- a CDS encoding ribulose bisphosphate carboxylase small subunit, with product MQTLPKERRFETLSYLPPLSDVQITKQVQYILNQGYIPAVEFNEQSEPTEFYWTMWKLPLFNARSTQEVLGEVQQCRSQYSNCYIRVVGFDNIKQCQVLSFIVHKPGRY from the coding sequence ATGCAAACTTTACCAAAAGAGCGTCGTTTCGAGACCCTTTCTTACTTGCCACCCCTGAGTGATGTTCAAATCACCAAGCAAGTGCAGTACATCCTCAACCAAGGTTACATTCCTGCTGTTGAATTCAACGAGCAATCTGAACCCACCGAGTTCTACTGGACAATGTGGAAATTGCCTTTGTTCAATGCTCGCAGCACTCAAGAAGTATTGGGTGAAGTACAACAATGTCGTTCTCAGTACAGCAACTGCTACATCCGTGTTGTTGGTTTCGACAACATTAAACAGTGCCAAGTATTGAGCTTCATCGTTCACAAACCCGGCAGATACTAA
- a CDS encoding chaperonin family protein RbcX has protein sequence MDIKQIAKDTAKTLQSYLTYQAARTVLAQLSETNPPLAHWLHQFTATARIQDGEAYIEELFQEKPDLALRLMIVREHIAEEVAEFLPEMVCTGIQQANMEHRKQHLERMTQLDLSAPSPQEPSSDNISH, from the coding sequence ATGGATATCAAACAAATTGCGAAGGACACAGCTAAGACGTTACAAAGCTATCTGACATATCAGGCAGCCAGAACAGTGTTAGCTCAACTCAGTGAAACCAATCCTCCCTTAGCGCATTGGCTGCATCAGTTTACAGCTACAGCAAGAATTCAAGATGGTGAAGCGTACATCGAAGAACTCTTTCAGGAAAAGCCAGATTTGGCGCTGCGGCTGATGATAGTTAGAGAGCATATCGCTGAGGAGGTGGCAGAATTCCTGCCAGAGATGGTATGTACAGGAATTCAGCAGGCAAACATGGAACACCGCAAGCAACATCTAGAACGGATGACGCAGTTGGATTTGTCCGCACCCAGTCCACAGGAACCCAGTTCAGACAATATTTCCCATTAG
- a CDS encoding form I ribulose bisphosphate carboxylase large subunit has protein sequence MSYAQTKTQAKSGYQAGVKDYRLTYYTPDYTPKDTDILAAFRMTPQPGVPPEEAGAAVAAESSTGTWTTVWTDLLTDLDRYKGRCYDIEAVPGEDNQYIAYVAYPLDLFEEGSVTNMLTSIVGNVFGFKALRALRLEDLRIPVAYLKTFQGPPHGIQVERDKLNKYGRPLLGCTIKPKLGLSAKNYGRAVYECLRGGLDFTKDDENINSQPFQRWRDRFLFVADAIHKSQAETGEIKGHYLNVTAPTCEEMMKRAEFAKELGMPIIMHDYLTAGFTANTTLARWCRDNGLLLHIHRAMHAVIDRQKNHGIHFRVLAKCLRMSGGDHIHTGTVVGKLEGERGITMGFVDLLRENYVEQDKSRGIYFTQDWASMPGVMAVASGGIHVWHMPALVEIFGDDSVLQFGGGTLGHPWGNAPGATANRVALEACIQARNEGRNLAREGNDVIREACKWSPELAAACELWKEIKFEFEAMDTV, from the coding sequence ATGTCTTACGCTCAAACGAAGACTCAGGCTAAATCCGGATATCAAGCCGGGGTTAAAGATTACAGACTGACTTATTACACACCCGATTACACACCTAAAGATACAGATATTCTTGCTGCTTTCCGGATGACTCCCCAACCCGGAGTTCCTCCCGAAGAAGCAGGTGCTGCTGTAGCTGCTGAGTCTTCCACAGGTACTTGGACAACTGTATGGACTGACTTGCTCACCGACCTCGATCGCTACAAAGGTCGTTGTTATGATATCGAGGCAGTTCCCGGTGAAGATAACCAGTACATTGCTTACGTTGCCTATCCTTTGGACTTGTTCGAGGAAGGTTCTGTAACCAATATGTTGACCTCCATTGTAGGTAACGTATTCGGTTTTAAAGCACTGCGGGCATTACGTTTAGAAGATTTACGTATCCCCGTTGCTTACTTGAAGACCTTCCAAGGACCTCCCCACGGTATCCAAGTAGAGCGTGACAAATTAAACAAATACGGTCGTCCTCTGTTAGGTTGTACCATCAAACCCAAGCTCGGTCTATCTGCTAAGAACTACGGTCGTGCGGTATACGAGTGTTTACGTGGTGGTTTGGACTTCACCAAAGACGACGAAAACATCAACTCCCAACCTTTCCAACGTTGGCGCGATCGCTTCCTGTTTGTAGCTGATGCGATCCACAAATCCCAAGCTGAAACAGGGGAAATCAAAGGTCACTACCTGAACGTGACTGCACCCACCTGCGAAGAAATGATGAAACGTGCTGAGTTCGCAAAAGAACTTGGTATGCCCATCATCATGCATGACTACTTGACCGCAGGTTTTACCGCCAACACAACTCTGGCAAGATGGTGTCGTGACAACGGTTTGTTGCTTCACATCCACCGAGCAATGCACGCGGTAATTGACCGTCAGAAAAACCATGGTATCCACTTCCGTGTATTAGCTAAGTGCTTACGGATGTCTGGTGGTGACCATATTCACACAGGTACGGTGGTCGGTAAGCTAGAGGGTGAGCGCGGTATTACGATGGGTTTTGTTGACCTACTGCGCGAAAATTACGTAGAACAAGACAAATCTCGCGGTATTTACTTCACCCAAGATTGGGCTTCTATGCCCGGTGTAATGGCAGTTGCTTCTGGTGGTATCCACGTATGGCACATGCCCGCACTGGTAGAAATCTTCGGTGATGATTCCGTACTGCAATTTGGTGGTGGTACTCTCGGACACCCCTGGGGTAATGCACCTGGTGCAACCGCTAACCGTGTTGCTCTGGAAGCTTGTATCCAAGCACGTAACGAAGGTCGTAACTTGGCTCGTGAAGGTAACGATGTTATCCGCGAAGCTTGTAAGTGGTCTCCTGAATTGGCTGCTGCTTGCGAACTTTGGAAAGAAATCAAGTTCGAGTTTGAAGCGATGGATACCGTCTGA
- a CDS encoding two-component regulator propeller domain-containing protein: MKCVLIGSVALPGAVVMPVQAQKVETKVPTQPSILNVSPSELTPRYPTSPPPSRVKPLPSDRDILERTEETDYRVSALQPDYMGNLWVASWRGLSRIEPNTGKILARVSLPNTSISALTQDKVGRLWVGTYAGLKRVDLRSSEITAENLFLPSKRVLSLLTDKRGYVWAGTDSGLALISPDQGLIMTTLKNLPGVSANAMTLDADGQLWVGTLDGLVRVNTANALIMKRIDNLPGTTVQALAISPQGLIWAGMPNNLLVINPKNGTILRSVARLRGKNVTSVGFAKDGSVWVGTDNGLLRLNPHTGAVLDQVPGLPSSRVLAIATDVGNKLWIGTTEGLAWLMPKMPSAKPHLAFTRAVE, from the coding sequence ATTAAATGTGTTCTGATAGGGTCGGTAGCTTTACCAGGTGCTGTGGTAATGCCAGTTCAAGCGCAGAAGGTTGAGACGAAAGTCCCGACTCAGCCAAGTATTTTGAATGTTAGCCCTTCAGAATTAACTCCCCGTTATCCGACATCACCACCACCCAGTCGTGTAAAACCTTTACCTAGCGATCGCGATATTCTCGAAAGAACCGAGGAAACAGATTACCGTGTCAGTGCTTTACAACCTGACTATATGGGTAATCTCTGGGTAGCGTCCTGGCGAGGTTTATCACGTATTGAACCGAATACAGGTAAAATTTTGGCACGGGTCAGCTTACCGAATACATCCATTAGCGCTCTGACTCAAGATAAGGTGGGGCGTTTGTGGGTTGGTACCTATGCCGGACTGAAGCGTGTAGATTTACGTAGTAGTGAAATCACCGCAGAAAACTTATTTTTACCTTCCAAACGAGTATTATCACTGTTAACAGATAAGCGAGGTTACGTTTGGGCAGGTACGGATAGCGGATTGGCTTTAATTAGTCCTGACCAGGGTTTAATTATGACAACCCTGAAAAATCTCCCAGGTGTGAGCGCAAATGCGATGACTCTCGATGCTGATGGGCAACTTTGGGTAGGAACATTAGATGGATTGGTGCGAGTTAATACAGCCAATGCTTTAATTATGAAGCGGATTGATAACTTGCCAGGAACCACTGTTCAAGCATTAGCAATTAGTCCCCAGGGGTTAATCTGGGCAGGAATGCCAAATAATCTTTTGGTAATTAACCCAAAAAATGGTACGATATTACGCTCTGTAGCCCGTTTACGAGGTAAAAATGTTACCTCTGTGGGTTTTGCCAAGGATGGTAGTGTTTGGGTCGGCACCGATAATGGTTTGCTACGATTAAATCCACATACTGGTGCAGTTTTAGATCAAGTTCCCGGTTTACCATCTAGTCGAGTGTTGGCGATCGCCACCGATGTTGGTAATAAACTATGGATTGGCACAACCGAAGGTTTAGCTTGGTTAATGCCAAAAATGCCTAGCGCTAAACCCCATTTAGCTTTTACCAGAGCAGTTGAATGA
- the panB gene encoding 3-methyl-2-oxobutanoate hydroxymethyltransferase, which produces MPITPQRLIQYKQQGRAIVALTAWDYIIAQLLDTAGVDLILVGDSMAVVLGYETTLPISLDEMLYHAKSVRRGVKNAVTVVDLPFLSYQESVQQAMQSAGRVLKETGCQAVKLEGGYPAMVETIARLVQAGIPVMGHVGLTPQSVHQLGLRQQGKTETEGERILQEAIALEQAGVFSIVLEHIPAQLALEITNKLSIPTIGIGAGVNCDGQVLVTSDVLGLSAKQPPFAKVYTDLRAEITQAVDKYSQEVRDRLFPD; this is translated from the coding sequence ATGCCAATTACACCCCAGCGATTAATTCAGTACAAACAGCAAGGACGGGCAATTGTTGCCTTGACCGCTTGGGATTATATTATTGCTCAGTTACTGGATACTGCTGGGGTGGATTTAATTTTGGTGGGTGATTCCATGGCGGTGGTATTGGGGTATGAAACAACACTACCGATTAGCTTGGATGAAATGTTATACCATGCTAAATCTGTACGTAGGGGCGTAAAGAATGCTGTAACTGTTGTTGATTTGCCTTTTCTCAGCTATCAAGAAAGTGTTCAACAGGCGATGCAATCGGCAGGACGAGTATTAAAAGAGACTGGATGTCAGGCTGTGAAGTTAGAAGGGGGGTATCCGGCAATGGTAGAAACTATTGCCAGGTTAGTGCAAGCAGGCATTCCGGTGATGGGACATGTGGGGTTAACACCGCAATCTGTGCATCAGTTAGGTTTGCGGCAACAGGGAAAAACAGAGACGGAGGGAGAGAGGATTTTACAGGAGGCGATCGCCCTGGAACAAGCAGGAGTCTTTTCCATAGTTCTGGAGCATATCCCTGCACAACTGGCATTAGAAATTACAAATAAACTCAGTATTCCTACGATTGGCATCGGTGCAGGTGTGAACTGTGATGGTCAAGTTTTGGTGACTTCTGATGTGTTGGGTTTATCAGCAAAACAGCCACCCTTTGCCAAGGTTTATACAGATTTACGAGCAGAAATTACCCAAGCGGTAGATAAGTATAGTCAAGAGGTGCGCGATCGCCTATTTCCTGACTAG
- a CDS encoding type II toxin-antitoxin system VapC family toxin — protein sequence MYILDTDHLSLIQRNGIEGKLILKRLAVIEEVEVAVTVITYEEQIKGRLAVLSKAKTLDEQVSAYQWLQQLATDYSCITIIPFDRTSAIEHQRLRKVYPRLGNMDLKIAAIALTNKAILLTRNESDFRQIVELQIEDWSKVIE from the coding sequence ATGTACATTCTTGATACTGATCACCTTAGTTTGATTCAGCGTAATGGGATTGAGGGAAAGTTAATTCTCAAAAGATTAGCAGTCATTGAAGAAGTTGAAGTTGCTGTAACTGTAATCACCTACGAAGAACAAATCAAAGGTAGACTCGCTGTTCTATCAAAAGCAAAAACTTTAGACGAACAAGTTTCCGCTTATCAATGGTTACAACAACTAGCAACGGATTACTCTTGTATCACAATTATCCCTTTTGATCGAACATCAGCCATAGAACATCAACGCTTACGAAAAGTTTACCCCCGCTTAGGGAATATGGACTTAAAAATTGCTGCTATTGCTCTAACCAACAAAGCTATCTTGCTGACTCGCAATGAATCGGATTTTAGACAAATTGTAGAGTTGCAAATAGAAGATTGGTCAAAAGTTATAGAATAG
- a CDS encoding serine/threonine-protein kinase: MTCCLNPTCHNPPHAPDVEVCSHCGVTLSVLRHYRPIKVLGSGGFGKTYLAEDIEKFNEYCVIKQFAPQSQGTGSLQKATELFEQEARRLQELGEHPQIPALLAYFEEEKRLYLIQQFIDGENLLEELQNQGMFTEQKIRDLLSEILNILTVVHENKVIHRDIKPQNLIRRRQDDKLFLIDFGASKQLTATVMTQPGTMIGSFGYAPPEQMQDGEVYPASDLYSLGATCFHLLSGVTPWSLWKTQGYGWVNNWRQYLQKPVTIELMAILDKLLQTDYQQRYKLAVDALADIKNLPPIQDTPQTVTFYRENLPEQESFPTATVQNPVSPMMAISPTVTNVKIADATAPASLLKTSSAKKTPLLVGAAILIVSFGGYGIWQASQSILSPSIAYEKLTLSNSLLGHSDYVSSLAISPDGKTLVSGGGDRIIKVWNLQTGGLQTTLTSHTDAINSLAITPDSESLMSGSKDGTIKIWNLKVPGLKSTFTGHQGSVNSLAVSPDGKSFVSGSSDKSVKLWDLASGTVKNTWNGHTQRVWRVLFSPDNQSIISSSDDKTVKVWDAKSPSPKINITGHSDLVYGLAVSPDSRTLVTGSLDKSIKIWNLPQGTLKNTLQWHKYGITCVAISPDGKTLASGSYDNTIKIWDLKTGELKNTLTGHNDLVYAVVFSPDGKTLVSSSRDKTIKVWR, from the coding sequence ATGACTTGTTGTCTTAACCCTACTTGCCATAATCCACCCCATGCTCCAGATGTGGAAGTATGTAGTCATTGTGGTGTCACCTTATCAGTATTACGACATTATCGCCCGATAAAAGTGTTAGGAAGTGGCGGTTTTGGTAAGACTTATTTAGCAGAAGATATAGAAAAATTCAACGAATATTGTGTAATTAAACAATTCGCTCCCCAATCCCAAGGGACAGGTTCCCTACAAAAGGCAACGGAATTATTTGAACAGGAAGCGCGACGCTTGCAAGAGTTGGGAGAACATCCCCAAATTCCTGCGCTTTTAGCATATTTTGAAGAAGAGAAAAGATTATATCTAATTCAGCAATTTATTGATGGAGAAAATCTCCTAGAAGAATTGCAAAATCAAGGGATGTTTACTGAGCAGAAAATTCGCGATTTACTATCCGAGATTTTAAATATTCTCACCGTTGTCCATGAGAATAAAGTTATTCATCGAGATATTAAACCACAAAATTTAATTCGTCGTCGGCAAGATGATAAACTATTTTTAATTGATTTTGGAGCATCAAAGCAATTAACTGCTACAGTTATGACACAACCTGGGACAATGATAGGTTCCTTTGGTTATGCACCACCAGAACAAATGCAAGATGGGGAAGTTTATCCCGCAAGTGATTTATATAGTTTAGGGGCTACTTGCTTTCATTTATTAAGTGGTGTGACTCCTTGGAGTTTATGGAAAACTCAGGGTTATGGTTGGGTAAATAATTGGCGGCAATATTTACAAAAACCTGTCACTATAGAATTAATGGCTATTTTGGATAAGTTGTTGCAAACAGATTATCAGCAACGGTATAAATTAGCAGTCGATGCGTTAGCAGACATCAAGAATTTACCACCTATTCAAGATACACCCCAGACGGTAACTTTTTATCGAGAAAATCTCCCGGAGCAAGAATCTTTCCCCACAGCTACGGTACAAAATCCAGTATCACCGATGATGGCAATATCACCAACAGTGACAAATGTGAAAATAGCAGATGCAACGGCTCCAGCATCACTGTTAAAGACATCATCAGCGAAGAAAACCCCCTTGCTTGTCGGTGCGGCAATTTTAATAGTGAGTTTTGGTGGATATGGTATTTGGCAAGCGTCCCAATCTATTTTATCTCCATCGATAGCCTATGAAAAATTGACTTTAAGTAATAGTTTACTAGGACATTCTGACTACGTAAGTTCCCTGGCAATTAGTCCCGATGGTAAAACTTTGGTAAGTGGGGGAGGGGATAGAATTATCAAAGTTTGGAATTTACAGACGGGAGGTTTACAAACTACTTTAACATCCCATACAGATGCAATAAATTCTTTAGCGATTACTCCTGATAGTGAAAGCTTGATGAGTGGGAGTAAAGATGGTACGATAAAAATCTGGAATTTAAAAGTACCGGGTTTGAAATCTACTTTCACAGGGCATCAAGGGTCTGTAAATTCTCTGGCAGTAAGTCCAGATGGTAAAAGTTTTGTGAGTGGAAGTAGCGATAAAAGTGTTAAACTTTGGGATTTAGCATCTGGGACAGTTAAAAATACCTGGAATGGACATACGCAGCGTGTGTGGCGAGTTTTGTTTAGTCCTGATAATCAAAGTATTATTAGTAGTAGTGATGATAAAACTGTCAAGGTATGGGATGCAAAATCGCCATCACCCAAAATTAATATTACTGGACATAGTGATTTAGTTTATGGATTAGCGGTAAGTCCCGATTCCCGAACTTTAGTGACGGGAAGTTTAGATAAAAGTATTAAGATTTGGAATTTGCCCCAGGGGACTTTAAAAAATACCTTGCAGTGGCATAAATATGGTATAACTTGCGTGGCGATTAGTCCCGATGGTAAGACTTTAGCGAGTGGCAGTTATGATAATACAATTAAAATTTGGGATTTAAAAACAGGGGAGCTGAAAAATACTTTGACAGGACATAATGATTTAGTTTATGCGGTAGTATTTAGCCCCGATGGTAAGACTTTAGTTAGTAGTAGTAGAGATAAGACGATTAAGGTATGGCGATAG
- a CDS encoding type 1 glutamine amidotransferase has protein sequence MENTELELTIGWLYPTLMSTYGDRGNVITIQRRSEWRGYKVKVLPLDQNSTPDDIKSVDVIVGGGAQDRQQEIVMRDLQGAKADAMGEMIENGTPGVFTCGSPQLLGHYYEPGMGQRIEGLGILDLVSVHPGENVRRCIGNLVIEVTASRLAEDLQAMMGTKPYLVGFENHGGRTRLGKVEALGKVVYGLGNNGEDGTEGAFYQNAIATYSHGPLLPKNPHVADWLIQTALRRKYQQPISLTPLDDTLENQARTAMLQRLKVNV, from the coding sequence ATGGAAAATACAGAATTAGAATTAACAATTGGTTGGTTGTATCCCACCTTAATGAGTACCTATGGCGATCGCGGTAATGTAATCACGATTCAGCGTCGTAGCGAATGGCGAGGATATAAGGTGAAAGTCTTACCCCTAGACCAAAATTCTACCCCGGATGATATCAAGTCTGTGGATGTGATTGTCGGTGGTGGAGCGCAGGATCGTCAACAGGAAATTGTCATGCGTGATTTGCAGGGTGCAAAGGCGGATGCCATGGGTGAGATGATAGAAAATGGTACTCCCGGTGTGTTTACTTGCGGTTCTCCCCAATTACTGGGACATTATTATGAGCCAGGGATGGGACAAAGAATTGAAGGTTTAGGTATTTTAGATTTGGTGTCGGTACACCCAGGGGAAAATGTGCGTCGTTGTATCGGTAATTTGGTGATTGAAGTGACTGCTTCCCGATTAGCAGAAGATTTGCAAGCAATGATGGGAACTAAACCCTATTTAGTGGGGTTTGAAAACCATGGAGGGAGAACAAGATTAGGTAAGGTGGAAGCTTTAGGCAAAGTTGTCTACGGGTTAGGCAATAATGGTGAAGATGGTACAGAAGGAGCATTTTACCAGAACGCGATCGCTACCTATTCCCATGGACCCTTATTACCAAAAAATCCTCACGTTGCTGATTGGTTAATTCAAACTGCCCTACGTCGCAAGTATCAACAACCAATTAGTCTAACTCCCCTTGATGATACCCTAGAAAATCAAGCTAGGACAGCAATGTTACAACGGTTAAAGGTAAACGTTTAA
- a CDS encoding Mur ligase family protein, with protein MGVSKQITLKDRFKLGLAVAIAKGVTFMVRSLRLGAASVLPGAIARRIEPRMLQLLSQQPKNGVILIAGTNGKTTTALLLRTILENQGYRVAHNATGANLENGLVTALLESTDVLGNLDVDYSILEVDENIIPKVLAPIQPQIILCLNLFRDQLDRYGEVDSISKRWTKVIATLPQETVVIPNADDPTLSYLGQQLSQRVVFFGLSEPQRYLEAIPHAVDSIYCPSCGHPLDYEGVYLSHLGDFACPSCGFKKSQPALQSGEWEQVLIGLYNKYNTLAAVTAALELGIERETIQRTIPNFQPAFGRAEELKIDGKRVRILLSKNPVGTNETIRVVTESDDQTALLVLNDRTQDGEDVSWIWDVDTEKLVEKFGTQGGTLVVSGDRVYDMALRLRYSDRHLTNKMNLIVEADLGKAIRIAVEKTPDNQTLYILPTYTAMLDVREILTGRKIR; from the coding sequence ATGGGTGTGAGTAAGCAAATTACATTAAAAGATAGATTTAAACTGGGTTTAGCGGTTGCGATCGCCAAGGGTGTGACTTTTATGGTGCGATCGCTACGTTTGGGAGCTGCGAGTGTCTTACCTGGTGCGATCGCGCGACGTATAGAACCCCGAATGCTGCAATTATTGAGTCAGCAACCGAAAAATGGGGTAATTTTAATCGCGGGAACCAATGGTAAAACTACCACTGCTTTGCTATTACGGACAATTTTAGAAAATCAAGGTTATCGTGTTGCTCACAATGCAACGGGAGCTAACTTAGAAAACGGTTTGGTGACTGCTCTTTTAGAAAGTACTGATGTACTAGGCAACTTGGATGTGGATTACAGCATTCTGGAGGTGGATGAGAATATCATACCGAAGGTTTTAGCTCCGATTCAGCCACAAATCATTCTCTGTTTGAATCTGTTTCGCGATCAGTTAGATCGCTATGGGGAAGTGGATAGTATCAGCAAACGTTGGACAAAGGTAATTGCTACCTTACCTCAAGAGACGGTGGTGATTCCCAATGCTGATGACCCCACCCTATCTTACCTTGGTCAGCAGTTATCGCAAAGGGTGGTATTTTTCGGTTTGAGTGAACCCCAAAGGTATCTGGAAGCGATTCCCCACGCGGTAGACTCAATTTATTGCCCTAGTTGCGGGCATCCTCTAGACTATGAGGGTGTGTATTTATCCCATTTGGGTGATTTTGCTTGTCCGAGTTGCGGGTTTAAAAAGAGTCAACCTGCTTTGCAGAGTGGGGAGTGGGAACAGGTTTTAATTGGTTTGTATAACAAGTATAATACTCTGGCAGCTGTGACTGCGGCATTGGAGTTGGGGATTGAGAGGGAGACTATTCAAAGGACGATTCCTAATTTTCAGCCAGCTTTTGGACGTGCAGAAGAGTTGAAAATTGACGGGAAACGGGTGCGAATTTTACTGTCGAAGAATCCCGTGGGAACAAATGAGACGATTCGGGTAGTGACGGAAAGTGATGATCAAACTGCTTTGTTGGTATTAAACGATCGCACTCAAGATGGTGAGGATGTCTCTTGGATTTGGGATGTGGATACGGAGAAGTTAGTGGAAAAATTCGGCACTCAGGGGGGAACCTTGGTTGTCAGTGGCGATCGCGTTTATGATATGGCTTTACGTCTGCGTTATAGCGATCGTCATCTCACCAATAAGATGAATTTAATTGTGGAAGCAGATTTAGGGAAAGCAATTCGCATTGCTGTGGAAAAAACACCGGATAATCAAACTCTGTATATTCTACCTACCTATACAGCCATGTTAGATGTACGAGAAATCCTGACAGGTAGAAAGATTCGGTGA
- a CDS encoding thylakoid membrane photosystem I accumulation factor, translating into MNAVKSQILHCFAQWQRIISVLLLLFCLLFTTTQPASAGIKDDRFDGNIFVVYAGNGSLVPPRATLKKALSEHKPVFLAFYVDDSSDCKQYALIISQVQAFYGSPVEIIPMNVDTIPPKTKYEPTEPGYYYSGGVPQVVLFNQDGKVVLNKKGQVPFEEIDDKFREVLDLVPRSESVELKRRSFNEFNSELTQ; encoded by the coding sequence ATGAATGCCGTAAAGTCGCAAATCTTACATTGTTTTGCCCAGTGGCAACGTATTATTTCTGTACTCCTGCTCTTATTTTGTCTACTCTTCACTACTACCCAACCAGCGTCGGCAGGTATTAAAGATGACAGATTTGATGGGAATATTTTCGTCGTTTATGCTGGCAATGGTTCCCTAGTACCACCCAGAGCAACCCTAAAAAAAGCACTCAGCGAACATAAGCCTGTATTTTTAGCCTTTTACGTCGATGACAGCAGCGATTGTAAACAATATGCCCTGATTATTTCCCAAGTTCAAGCCTTTTATGGTAGCCCTGTGGAAATTATCCCCATGAATGTTGATACCATTCCACCCAAAACCAAATACGAACCCACAGAACCAGGTTATTACTATTCTGGTGGAGTTCCACAAGTTGTGCTGTTTAACCAAGATGGGAAGGTAGTGTTAAATAAAAAAGGTCAAGTTCCCTTTGAAGAGATTGATGATAAATTCCGAGAAGTGTTAGATTTAGTACCACGTTCTGAATCTGTCGAATTAAAACGTCGCTCTTTCAATGAATTTAATAGTGAGTTAACACAGTAA
- a CDS encoding ATP-binding protein, producing MSKANDKEMLVQQSWQRERQIIARLSSLNYRTGEIGSYLHNIACGVSELIAVDWTVVTFCQKGFETILASSLEMPEDTPRVYALHGRLIATVVQIGRTLAVEDAVVNPKYGKPAAGYRAYLGIPLQTTEGQVFGTVCSFHRQAREFTKEEIQIVELFAERAATAIDHYHLYRQQCQFNHILETEVEKRTAELQAAQAKLLEQERLVAIGEFAAIIVHEIRNPLTTMMMGLKYFKKTVLTEADQERLSLALSEASRLENLLSEILLYAKPQVLQLCELDVNEFICELLMPIREMPEALSRRIEFIPALPTVKILGDKDKLKQVFINIVRNACEAVSPGDVIRWEVDSSSPDQICIHVCNGGEPIPAEVLSKLTQPFFSTKPSGTGLGLAITKRIVDAHGGELSIESDTVTGTKVSVKLPYGDNVKL from the coding sequence ATGAGTAAAGCTAATGATAAAGAAATGTTGGTGCAACAGTCTTGGCAGCGTGAGCGACAGATAATAGCGCGTTTATCCTCTTTGAACTATCGTACTGGTGAGATAGGTAGTTATTTACATAATATTGCCTGTGGAGTCAGTGAACTAATTGCAGTTGATTGGACAGTTGTTACCTTTTGCCAAAAAGGATTTGAGACGATTCTCGCCAGTAGTTTGGAAATGCCTGAAGATACACCTCGCGTTTATGCACTCCATGGTAGATTGATTGCTACGGTTGTGCAAATTGGGCGCACATTAGCTGTTGAGGATGCTGTGGTGAATCCAAAATATGGTAAACCTGCGGCAGGTTATCGCGCATATTTAGGTATACCTTTACAAACAACTGAAGGTCAAGTTTTCGGTACTGTTTGCTCTTTTCATCGCCAAGCTAGAGAATTTACAAAAGAAGAAATTCAAATTGTGGAATTGTTTGCTGAGCGGGCTGCTACTGCCATCGATCATTACCATCTTTACCGGCAACAGTGCCAATTTAATCATATTCTGGAGACTGAGGTAGAAAAACGTACCGCAGAACTACAAGCAGCCCAAGCCAAGCTTTTAGAACAAGAACGACTGGTAGCTATTGGTGAATTCGCGGCGATAATTGTGCATGAAATTCGCAATCCACTAACAACAATGATGATGGGATTGAAATATTTTAAGAAAACCGTTCTGACAGAAGCAGATCAAGAGCGATTATCCCTGGCACTGAGTGAGGCTAGTCGGCTAGAAAATCTGCTGAGTGAAATTTTGCTTTATGCCAAACCCCAGGTATTACAACTATGTGAATTGGATGTGAATGAATTTATTTGTGAATTATTGATGCCCATACGCGAGATGCCAGAAGCACTCTCACGGCGAATCGAATTTATCCCAGCCTTACCTACAGTCAAAATCTTAGGAGATAAAGATAAGCTCAAACAAGTGTTTATTAATATTGTTCGTAATGCTTGTGAGGCAGTCTCACCAGGAGATGTGATTAGATGGGAAGTGGATAGTTCGTCTCCTGATCAAATCTGCATTCATGTTTGTAATGGTGGTGAGCCAATTCCGGCAGAGGTTTTGTCAAAGCTAACGCAGCCATTCTTTTCCACAAAACCAAGCGGTACGGGGTTGGGGCTTGCGATTACCAAACGTATTGTTGATGCCCATGGTGGAGAATTATCCATTGAGTCTGACACTGTGACAGGTACTAAAGTCAGCGTTAAATTACCATATGGCGATAATGTTAAACTCTGA